A segment of the Tachysurus vachellii isolate PV-2020 chromosome 18, HZAU_Pvac_v1, whole genome shotgun sequence genome:
taaggtttttaaaaataacggttttggagatacgaggattccgcccgacagcgacgatatatatgtatatatctaaataaatgtatttgatcTTTCTTGGTATTGATCAGAACCAGTTTATCGAAAAATAAACCTATAAAACACATTGTTAGGCACAGATGGATATTCGTGCATGTTACTAGGTGCTACGTAAGAGTGCCAAGCCAGTAGAGATTTGGATGCAATGTGGGCTAAAATATGGCTGCCAGTGTGAACGCTAGGTAAAATATGCTTAAGGAGATGACAGTCTAGCCAAATGCATTGCTGGCATtgattgggggaaaaaaattacaatgGCTGTGTTCTAAATGAAAAACATCTTGAGCCCTTCCAACAATCTACTTCAAAATCTTTGACCTTCAGTGTGAGAAGGCTTTTAAGCTGCTCTGTATATaataacgatgatgatgatgatgatgatgatgatgatgatgataatgaagataattttattccttacaaTGTTTATCTTTCTTTCAGTCCCACAGCAGAGTAAAAGGCTGAGCACTCCAGCCATCGCACTGCGCTCCAAGTCCATGACCTCAGAGCTGGAAGAGATGGGTAAGGACTGGGATGAAAATGAAGATGAGGATAAGAAAGATCAGAGTATAGATGTAGAGACAGTTGAGAGGGAGCATATAAGTACATATGGGAGTAGAGttgagaaagagatagagagagagagcaagagggagagagatagagatagagagagagatgaagaatgAGGGCGGATCAGAAGCAGAAAGCTAGCGATGCCTTCATGAGGAAAGATgactaaaagacaaaaaaaattggtGAGACACGTGAGCGAGAGACGAGGGATggggtgaaaaaaaattaaagcgtCGAGTCTCAATCCATCTCACTGTTCTTTCAGAGATCTCCCACTATCACTGTCTGCACCCACAGTACAGGTAACACCCCCATCCTCACCCAAAATAACCCTTCCCACCCTCacccctctttctctttttgccCCACTGAAGAATAAACTCAGCCCAATCATACGGCCACAGCATTCCCACATTCCTGAGCAGCTGTAGTTTGTGTCTTTGTTGCTGTAGTAACACCACAGGGGGTGGGTGTTGGTAAGACTTTGTGTTGGCTGGTTCAGAGAAATGTACAGGGGAGGCTGGATTCTTTCAGAGCATGCTCAGTGCAAACTGGTAGATGCTCTAGTAGAAACTCCAGTAGATGCTGGACTGGTTCTGAGCATGCTCCGTGTGTTTGAGTGGACTCTGGTTCTGAGCATGTTTAGTGCCGATTTAAAAGAAACACGTTGGATGCAAACTGGgctggttctggttctggttctggtaCTCTTTAGTGGAGATTCACATTCAGTACAGGTTTATATGATTTATGTTATTGaactgtttcttgttttgaaaATGGTGAATAGCTACTGCACAGGTCTTGGCCGTGGTCAGTAGGGAATGGAAACACTCACTTTTTATTGTAGTCGTTCTGATTCTCAGTGTGTTCATTGCAGGTTTGCAAGGTTCTGAGCATGCTCAATGCAGACCAGACTTGTTCTGTGGATGACAGGTGCAGGCTGGACGGGTTTGTGTTTAGTGAGGCTGATCTGGTCCTGAAATTACGACAGGTTTTGGTTTTGAGCATTGAGCTTGATGCATATCGGATTGCATCTCATTTTGAAGATACTCAATCGAAGCTGGATATATTCTGGTTCTGAACAGATTGGAGAGGTTTTGGCAGGTCATTGCAGCATGGATGAGTGCTGAACACACTCATTGTGCAGGAAAGCTCAGGTTCTGAGCATGCTGTGTGGACTGGACAGATTCCGAGCATGTTCAGTATGGACTGGATGGTTTTTGAGCATGCTCAGTGCAGGTATGACTGAGAATGTGGAGACTGAACTGGTTCTGTGGGTTCGGTGTTCAGCATGTTTAATGCAGATTTGTTAAGTTCTGAGCATGCTCAGTGTATGCTGTCCTGGTTCTTTTCATGAGCATGCTCAGTGTAGGCTGGAGACTCAGCAGGTGGATGCCTGAGACCGTCAGTGTGTCCTCACAGCCTGATGATCACAAAACTCAGCCATTACTGAACACATCCACTTTAAAGACCTGTTTTTAATTCACCAGGTATCAGAATATTTGCTGTATAACTGCATtcagacccaaacacacactcagcccTCCCCCTTTTCatgaagggggcgtggccttatgtaaaaaaaaagcataaaaatatatattttgatgcAGACTTGCTTTTCTGAGCAGGTCATTTTAACTTTATAAATAAGTGTCAGGTGTTAAAAGCATGCCAACGATGTGCCACTCTCAGCCATATGCTTTAGTCTAATGTGCTGAATTAATGCAGCTCAGGTTCGCTCACCTCATTTCACCTTTCAGACCTCGCCCTGTCACTGTAGCACTATGATAGCTGTGATCACTTCAGCAGAAATACTGCACTGCCCATGATGCCCTAATTTACGAGCGAGGTCTTTCTTTGAGAAAGTattgtttatgtaaaaatagCAAGTGACCCACAATCACCTTTCACCGTTTACACATCCAGCAGTCTTTTAGTCTTTAGTGACTCCTCTGAACCCTTCTTGTAAACTTGTCCCCGTAATGCAGTTGTCTTAGTGCTCTAACCCTTGACCTCATTGACCTCAacccttttcctttcttttgctTGTCCTTGTTGATGGGACACAGTTGATAGAGGTAAGAAATACTACTGCttactgtggtgtgtatgtgtgtgtgtatgtgtgtgttttatgcccTTCTAAATTTGATTGCAAAAAATGTGTCATGTTTATCTGAATAAATCTTAATTGCAACTCTTCGTTTGCTTCCTCTCACAGCTTCAGCcccgtggaaaaaaaaaacaggtaaggTGTGTGTCAGGATGCTTTCACACTGAAATGTGTAAGGAACAAAGTTATCTGAGAAATGCTGTGTTAGGAAAATAACTGACAATGGTTTCATTTTAACCTGATCAGTTTGGATTGTTTTTCTATGTATATTTACCAGACTCCTTTATCCAGGGTGATTTTATaagtgagcaattgagggttaagggccttgctcaggggcccaagtGTAGCAGCTTGGTgcacctggggtttgaactcacaaccttcctatcagtagtctcacacattaaccactaggctaccacatccctggaACATCCCTGAAGGCTCCTTCCATGAATATTAATAGCCTTAGATTATGTACTGTAGagtgctgattggtcagaacattaaaaaataaacgcTTGATGTCACTTTTCTGCAAAGACGAACCgtataataaactgtaaataaacagcCTGTGACGTCAGTCCTTTTAAAACTCGACTGTATTCCTGTATAACGTCAAATAAAAAGtgagctgtgaaaaaaaaagaagaaaaaagacaatgtTGGGTCTCTCTTGTAGCAAATTTGCTTATGGGCCGAATCCAATATGGATTCactataactgtgtgtgtgtgtgtgtgtgtgtgtgtgtgtgtgttttacagagtTTGAATCTGCACAAGctacagagaaaaaaaggacCGTCTATCAGATGGCTTTGAGTGAGCAATCTCcgtattttgtatatttttgtaccGTGATGTCGATGAAGGTGTAAATATGTAGAAACGCTGAAGTTTAACAAAACTGTTTCTGTAGCATAACGTTGTCGCTTAAAACATGTTTATGAAGATTTGAACTGATCACTTTGTTCCTGTTGGCTTGGTTCCTAAGCGCTGAATACGTCTAAGCTAACAGGAGTTTATGAAGCTGCTTCCTCTCTGTTTTCAGACAAGCTGGACGAGATTTTAGCTGCAGCGCAACAGACCATCAGCACCAACGAGACCCCAGTGCCAAGGGGTCAAGCATTGAAGAGGGAAAGAGGACGGGGTTTCTACAACGaggtgtgtgtctatgtttaGTGTCCACCACAAATGCCAATGTAAGTATCCAGAGATGTTTAAAATCGACCTGATGCCTTAGTGCTGCTGAGGGCAAAAACTTTCTCTTtgctacagtatttttttttagactctgttatttctttatttagaaactgctaaataaagaaatagaattCAGAATTCAGTTtgataaagatttttaaaagattacaaaaaagtcaaattttcttttaatttcctGCCTGTTCATGAAGCACTATGACATGATAGGAATGAGTACAGAATTGTTGAGCAGCAGTAGGACAGTGGAATGTTGCGTAAAATGTTTTGCATGGTTAAGTGTCAGATTTTGCTGGTGCTGTTTGTCTATCTGCTGTTTTTGTCTCACTGGCTTTGTGAGAGCTACAGCACCCTCTTGTGGCTAAAGGAATTGTTGGTCCCCTTTAAGACTTTCATAATTAAACCTTCAGATAAATTTATTCacgttaaaaatatataattatataatcatGTCATTTGTAGATTGATTATATCGCTCCATTTCCTCTCATCCCTCCTTTTTGTTTCACCAGTCAAATTTCGATCAATCTGGGACGGGAATAATGCCAGGGACCAGCTATGACCGTGGCCCGTTTGTGTCCAGCCACGCCCAGCAGCACGGTATGCTGCGACAGAAGTCCATCGGTGAggctgtccgtctgtctgtctgcctgtctgtctgcgcagctgtgttttttttgccaGTGCCCGTGCTTCCAGATTGCCAGTGTACAATTTGGGTTTGTAAAAATCCATCCTGGTAAACTCCATACACCTGAATCACACCAGCTTCCACTTTGTCTTGCTCCATGAGTTTCAGCCTGGGTTTTCTGATCATCAAATCAGACAATGAAGCTATGGTGATCTTGGTCACAAGCCTTTCTAAACAAGGCTACATTTATGGAGTGGAACACAGTGAACTCTAGTAAATTTCAGGATGCTCTTTACCATGCTGCTGTAGGATGTCTTCCTCGGATGTCAGGAAAAATCTTGCTTTTGCAGTTTTTTGCCTTTTTGCACTAATTAAGCTTGTAGCAGATAAGTTAATAGGTAATAGctaatacccccccccccctccaccaccaccatttTTTCATGAgttgctttttttcttattggaaATCATTTGTCTGGCCATGTAAACACTTTAATATGTCTGTGTTTTAGCTCACACAAACTCTAAACAAGACTAATTACCCATTTCCTAAAATAGATAATACAAGATCAGCTGTCTGACTAACCTACATTCTCTTTGCTTATTgtcaagtatttatttaaagagcTGTTTTTAGATGCAGCATGGTATCAGATAACCACAATGATGGGTCTTCCTAAAGCCTGAAATTACAtttaacatatcgtcgctgtcaggcggaatcctcatatctccaaaaccgttatttttcaggaaattaaaaaaacgccgtaccttatctgcagtacacagggtttagtctgcgttacagtggattgtcttgcgctaaattcttgtcctcagacgagcaccagaactagcgggggtcaagatttttttttctttgagcccagtgttttgaagacatttacctcagaagacatgttgattcgttgcgactcttcttgaagAGAAATAtaccgtgaagctctcccacggagtgaggaagaggtggacagttgaagtgtccaatggagttatgagatttgcgctcaagctattttctaGACTTtcgattggttaataacttgtaaaaataacaaacccacgtggggactgaccaatagcatcgatatgtgaaaaaatatgaaattgacaaaatttggacatacgaggtttccgcccgacagcgatgatatgaAAGTGTTTAAAGAAGAATTAAAGTGTTTATACAACTATTCATTTTGTGTAACCCATGCTCGTCATCAAACCAGGAACCCAGGAGCTGCAACATTACCTGCTATGCTATACAGTTTATATCATgtagtgacaaaaaaaataataaataaaccaatcaTGGTTTCTGCCATTCTCACAACAAACAAGTCACTTAAGGTTGGCATAACTGATGTCAGAATTTTAAATTGTAAAGTTCCTACTGCTGATTCTATGCTGAGAATCCTGTTGATTAAATCCAACCCTCTTACCTGATAAACACACCATTGTTGCTTCACTGTGGGTTGTCGTGTTACAAAACATTTTGCCAGTGTTTGTAACATGAGCACACGTATTGCAACTAACACAGTTACATACAGGcataatataaatcataatcACTAATATTAATCAAGCAAGCTAACaggcaagcagacagacagacagacagacagacagacagaaagaattATAACTAGATGAATTTGGACCAGATTTAATTTTTTCACTTTCAGTCAATTACTTACttcatataattaattaattaattattttctagTTTCATATCTATTTTAACTTCTAGATCTCTACCACATGTTAACCCTacatcattcttttttctttttttttcattcttacaTCTATCTCTCATACTTCAGGGGTTCCTGAGGAGGAGAAGCAGTTCCTTCATCCTCCAGCCATGAAGTTTGCACGAAGCCTTTCAGTCCCTGGCCCTGATGATATTCCTCCTCCACCAACCACAGCTCCCCCTGATCCCCCTTTCTCCTCTGCACCTCCTATGGGCTGGAGAGGCAAGACATCCCAACAGCCTTCAGTATCTGTTTCACAGTCtacctccacctccacccacTATCAGCTTTATTCCCAGTCATCTCACTACACGCATGGACCAAGAGACAGGTCCCCTGGACCACCCACAAGCTCTGCAGTTTCTGACCATGCAACATCTTATTCTCATGCCCAAGTTCACCCCTCTGTCACCAGTAGGACTGCTTCCCGGAAGGTTGTGGGCTACACTGGAGATTCCACAGGAGCTGGGGGAGCATCAGGGGCAAGATCAGCTGGTTTGAGGAGAGGCTACAGCAATGCAGTTCCACCCACTAGTGTGGCCACAGTGATCCCTCAGCAACAACAAACTGTTCAGAGCCAGCAGACAAGAGTGGAGCGTACAACAGCAGGGACAGCAGCTGCAGGTGGAATCCAGAAAGTGGGTGTCAGAAGAGGCAAGGGGCCTCTTGTAAAACAGTCAAAGGTAGAAGACCTACGTTCTGGTCAGGGCACGCTAGGAAGTAAAGATTCTGTGGAAAAGAGCTCCATTCCTATCCCAACCATCATTGTCAAAGCTCCCTCCACTAGCAGCAGTGGACGCAGCAGCCAAGGAAGCAGTGTTGAGGCTGATGTGCCCCTTCCAGGAGAAAGTGACAGTTCCAAAGCCCCACCTATTGCACCCCCACCTGCCCCCACCATGCCCCCACCTGATCCACCATCAGtccctccaccaccaccaccctcaCTGCCACCACTCAGACCTCAGGAGAATCTGGACTTCACTAGCCAGTTTGGTGCTGCCATAGTGGGAGCAGCCCGCAGGGATCGTGAGCGCTTCCATGAAGCTAGACGGAAGAGTgcctccttttttctctctgctgagGAAGAGCTTGCAGGAAGTACTGTGGCAGCAGGAATAGGAAGGAGTCAGGCCTCCcagcagcagctgcagcagcaacTGAGCTCCCAGCCTACACCTCGCCTGAGACCCTCCAAATCTATTGATGAGGGCATGTTCTCAGGTGACACATTCATTCAACATGCGCGCAGCATGCCACCTGCCTTTGGTTTACCAGAATATTCCACATCCGCACCTTTGGGAGACTATCAGCCTAAGTCTGTACCTGCTGATTTCTACCTGGGCGCCAGTCGTCAACAGCCACAACAGCCACAGCCTACCACCACCTTTATCCACCCACTGACAGGGAAAGTTCTAGACCCATCCTCTCCACTGGGCCTGGCTCTAGCTGCACGGGAGCGTGCTTTAAAGGATGATGGACGGATGCGCAGGGAAAGGGCTGGTGAACACCATTTCACCCGCCAACACTCAACTGTGGGATCTTTTCCTTCATCTGCTgcaccaccatcatcactgcTCTCTCACTCAGCCACTCCCTCTTCCCCCATGATATCTTCTGTTGCTCAGTCCATTGGCTCTTCCTCATACCTTGTAACATCCTCTTCACTTGCTGCCACCACCACCTCTACTCGTCCTCCTTCACCCAGGATCCTTAGAGGAGGGGGGGGAGGTTGGACAGAGGAGACTGGGGAACGTGCTGAGAGAGAGGCTGCAGGAGCTGCACCATCCAGGGAAGGGCTGAGGGTTCGTTTCTCTGAGGACAAAACagttcacacacatcactaccaGTCTCAGCACTACCAACCCACACAGaaggaacgagagagagagcggcagAGGGAACGTTCCCGAgaacgagagagggagagggagagggagagagagatggaaagagctCAGAGCCAGCAGCAACAGCCATCCACACAGCTGACTACTCAGCAACATCGGAGACCATCCTTCCTGAGAATGGAGAGTGAAGCAGGAACATACATGCTCTCACTCACACCTCCATCTCCTCCATCTACTGCCATGACAACAAGCACACCAACAGGACCAGGGACTGGGGGAGAGGGAGGCAGTGGCACGGCACTGATGGTCCTCCCTcctccagctccttcagtgGACGCAGATGATGAATTTGTGTTTGCTGAACCTTTGCCACCTCCACTAGAATTTGCTAACAGCTTTGATCGTGGAATAAGTTATTCTGCCATAATCAGTAACAACCTTGCAGCAACTCGGCAGCAACAACACCATCCagcacctccacctccacctccacctcctccaaaAGATGCCTTTATGACTGGCTTTCCTGCTCACACACCCCTGCCCTCTCCACAGGCTGGTGACTCCACCACCTCTAGTCTTACCTCCTATGACAGTGAAGTTGCTAATTTGACCCAGTCTGCACCTTCCCCCTCTTCAGCTTCTCCAAACCCTCCCCCACCTCCATCACCATCCACCCTACAACCTTCTGGACCCCCTCCACCTCCCTCTGTgtcaccacctcctcctccctcctcctACCACAGACCTTATAGCTTGTCTCAAACCCACCACCTCTATAACAGCACTCCTGCAACCAGACGTGCCACTTCTCCCACACCACCACTTATTACAATCCCAGCTCCCCCTGCCTATGGGGGACCTCTTGCTACTTCTTCTACTCCTGCTACATCTGCCGCATTGAGAGGGACTTCCAACCTCTCCATGACCTCAACCTGTGCAACAGCAACCACTACCATTACAAGTGCTGTTGCTGCTAGCACTGTGCCTGCTGTTAGCCTGCATACCCAGCGCATGGCAACTGTTTCCACAGTGGCTACAGGGAGTGGGAGTAGGCGGCCCAGTGCTGAGCACCACCCACCACCCACCTCAGCCATGGCCAAGAGTGGGGAGTCCCAGGAGACTGTAGTGGACTCTGGTATTGAGGAGCTAGACAGCCGTAGCAGCAGTGACCACCATCTGGACAGTATCCTGGCACTTAGCAGTGGGGGAGTCAGAGAAAGGATGGAGAGAGCAGCGGACAGTGACAGGACAAGCGGAGCAGATTTCCTAGAGTCCTACATGAGCTATCTGGATGGACAGACTTTTGAAATGCACAACACTAAAGCAGCAAGCACTGCTTCTACGTACCCTAAAATGCAACGTTATAGAGAGGGCAGCCGTGCATCAGAGCTTAGACGGCAGACCAGCACAGCTCCGCCAGCCTATCACAGGCGCCGTGGGGAGGAACAgactgaggaagaggaagagccaGAGAATGGAGAAGAAGAGGACATGGCCACTCGAGATGGTTACAGTATTAGGGAAGGACAAGGATTGTCTCGCTCTGCTGTCATGTACTTTGATCGACCCCGAACGCCTGAGATGAAGCCCCTTTGGGGTGATGGGTCATCTAGCGTTACACAGATTGAAAGTGGAATTCAGTCTGATGCGTCTTATCTGGAAGGCCGTAAACTGCACCCACCCATTTCTGGCATGAAAGCCAGCATCATCAGTGAACTGAACACCAAATTGCAACAAAGGAACAAGGGAATAGAGAACTGGGGAGCACAGCGATCACTCAGCAGGCACAGGTGTGTGAGAGTAGTGTCAGTATGACTGTGTCATAGCATGTATTTGTGAGGAGACTGGTAGATCTGTGACCGCATGTgtcctatgtgtgtgtttttgtctctgctgttgttgtgtgtttatattatttaaagacATGCAAATTGGAATCTGAAGATATCCTTTATCTTCACTTATGCAAGTAGAGCATAGTGAAATTATCTTCTTCCAACATCCCTTTGCTGGGGTCAGTCCCTATCAGAAAGAATCAGTggcccttgctcaggggtccagtaGTAGTATGGGGTGGTTTCATGGCTGCTCTTCTGTTTGCCTTTTTAGTATTATTTGATTCTTATCCACTAGCTTAATAAGATCTCAATCAAGTCCTTTGTATGAGATTGCATTTTagattttctgttctgtttttctctgctcAGTGTACTCTTATTGGAATATAAATCTTTCAAACATTCCAAACACATTCTAATTAGACAGAGAACTATGCATATGCAAAACTagatgtatatttacatttactgcaatTGTGCAATCATGGGGCAATGGAATATTTTAGCAAAACACCAAAATTACACTGTTTACAAATTTTCTACTTGCCTGAATTATATTCAGTTAATCATGGCATTTTTTGGTCTTGCAAGGCTGCATATCCAAAGGTCAATCACTCAAATATTTAATGGAATTTTATAAGGTTTGTTTTTCCCAAAAATATGCAACGTGCATGAACAGTTATACTGAAATTGATTCTTGTGCATTTATACTAGTCTTGCTTCCTGATAGATCACATATTTGCGTGCATGTGACTTGCTTGGCTGTCACTGCTGAATTAGTCTGCATTGGCTATGTAAACTCTGtctgtatttatgtgtttaaactGTTCCTTCTTTTTTGTGATCTCTGCTTTAATCCTACTGTCcatgtccatctgtctgtccttcCTCAGATACAGGTAACTGCACCActgttctctctgtctatatacTCACAGTACCGCTAAAAGTATTAGAACAGCAAGGCCAATTATAAtggtttctgtctttttttttactttacactAAATGGGTTAGAGATCAAATGACAAAAGTCGGATGTTAGAACAGTGATTCCacatttatttcctgttatttagatgtgttaaaaaaacataGGAACTTTTAATGGCAGCCCATCCAATATTTAGTTGACAGAATGTTTCTGGCAagtagattttattttgttaacaaTCATCATTTAGTGTGCCCGTTTCTTTAAGAATCCATGCAAGCCCATACCTTCAGACTACCTCCAACATGCGACGGATGACtttgtatgttttggatcatgagcagattcttcatttctttacactttgtcctttccatcactttggtagaggtttattttgtttagagAATATTTGTGctcatgtctgtattttttaaaaactccaAAATGATCTTCAGATTCATAGTGCAGATGAGTGGTTTGTATTCTGTGTTATGGCCTCTACATCTCTGAATGCAGAATTGTGATATTTTCACCGCTGTCCTGTGGAGCTTGTTGGTgatgagttttattttgttggtGACTTATTTTTGGGTTACTTGCCTTGGCCAAGCTGCTGTTGACCAAGGCtagtggtttctttcttttttatgacaTTTCAATTTGTTGTATTGGTACTGTCCGCTGCTTGTGCAACAACCCTGGATTATCTTATACCTTTTCTCGGTTTCAAAATGCTTTTATCATATAGTCAATTCTCTTGATTTAATGTTGGTTCGTAAATATTCAGAgctattaattttttaaacaattaatccAACAGGGCACACCTATCAGTCACTATTTTTATCACTTAAAATTAGATGGGTTCAAACAGAAAGTGACATGTTCTAATTTGCTGaacacatttatgtaaatataaaaacaattgtGTGTATGCCAACAAATCCTGATTATTCTTGCTCTCTTAGTCATTACCCATCTTTCTACtgtttccctgtttgttttattcatctttgtttttctaATTCCTGTTTCTCctttgtctctcactctttctttcctAATCTGTCCATTTTCCCCTCCAGGTTCTCTGAGGACTCAACAGGTGCACTGAGTCCTCCATCAGTACGTTCTCCTTCTCCATCTCCTCTGGCTCAGCCTGCACTATCTCCATCTCCTACAGCTTCCCCCCATCCTCCTCTATACCCAAACTGGGCTCGCTCACCTTCCCCGCAGCCCCCCAGTGCCCCTTCTCAAACCCCCTCCACTGCCCCTGGCACCACTGCCCGCTCCCATTCACCCGTTTCGCCTTCAGCCTATGCACCCTATCCCACCTCCCCTAAGCACCGCCCTGTTTACCGCTCCAAAGCCCTTGagttccagtttatcccaagCAGGGAGTCACGGAAGGCAGAGTCTCAGCGCCGACGAGCACCCAGTCCCCTCATCTCACCCTCAGAGCGTCCCAAACTGGGTCCCCCACGCCCGTCTTCTCTCCCTATCCTTCCTACTACACCACTCTACAGCAGCTTATATGACTTACGTGGTTCTATCACCCCTCCATCCCCTGCTAATCCCCTAGGTGATGCTTACTTCTCTCCATCCCCTCCTTTGTTTGCTCCTTCTGGAGCACCGCCACCACCCAATTCATCCCTGGTGGTCTCTCGCTCCCTTTCACCCACCCATTTCCTGTCTGGTTCATCTTCCCCACCACTCCACTCTATAGCTCCACCCACTTGTCTGAGTTACCCTCACTTGCCTCCTCCATCCCCGTCCAAGCCCTTTGCTGCCAAGCCGTTGCCCTACTGGACCAAGTATGACGTAGCCGATTGGCTGGCCTACCTGAACCTGGCTGAGCACAGGGAGCGCTTCCTGGACAATGAGATTGATGGCACACACCTGCCTTCTCTCACCAAGGAAGATTTCCTGGACCTTGGTGTGACTCGTGTGGGCCATCGCATGAATATAGAGCGAGCGCTCAGGAGGGTGATGGACAggtgagaaggaaaaagaagggGTATAGAGAGAGGTGTAGGCAGGGGGTTAGTGCATGGGCAGTGATATCAACTGGATTTGGCCACTGCATGAGCTGAAATATGGCATGATGAAAAGGAACGGGTCAGTGAAAGGGAAAAACAAggcagatatacagacagactgcTTCTGTATAAAGGCTTTCCACTTTCCCTCAGGTTGTCCTCTAGCCCTTTCCCCGTTTCTGCCCTCTCCCCGCGAGATGGAAGAGCCAGAGACGAAGGTGCCCGGAGCTGAGAGGACAGACCGAAGGCTAGAAAGACACTAAGTACAAAGTGACAAAACTCTGAGCAACTGTGGCTAACTGAGGCTGACAAACCTCTTCACAAACAGAAGCAAACCAGGGCATCACCATTACCAGGGAAAgttgagagaaaagaagagtaAGAGATGCAGGGATGGAAGACGGGAATACCGAGCTTATCAGGCAACAACCCACCCAAACACTCCTCACAGGTCGCTCACAAATGAAGGTGC
Coding sequences within it:
- the shank1 gene encoding SH3 and multiple ankyrin repeat domains protein 1, which translates into the protein MTMPLSPLSSDEEQQKMLGNSQHLYPGAEEEEEEEEGEEEEELDDEYQDEDGEEEENGELNGEEEDDDEEELRRAGGGGRAEGRRQKTSGRSVRATNPGHTTNPYSSNPGPTHQPTANQQQQQQKRLRRGSSSALDDTHIALMVFRIGIPDIKQTKCLRFNPEATVWKAKQQVLCSLTESLRDVLNYGLFQPATDGHDAKFLEEERPLRDYPQSFEKGVPYLEFRYKTRVYKQTNLDEKQLAKLHTKASLKKFMEYIHSGSVDKVAKLLDKGVDPNYHDPETGETPLTLAVQCEPGAGEVIRVLVMGGAHIDFRAKDGLTPLHKAVRAHTHTALLTLLSMGSSLDYKDRRGLTPLYHTALIGGDTSCCETLLYHRAKIGVRDENGWDETHQACQNGNSQHLEHLLFYGADSSSQNASGNTALHICALYNKESCARILLYRGANKDIKNHSGQTPFQVAVMSGHFELGEIIKNHRDLDVVPFLESPKFAPQRRESGRTLALPHPHPFLRANSDNSMNIPEWLAFPNAATSNIVSVQGLKHGGTLRSSSSPRGARTRSPSRGRAGDRDDRSRQSRRQGPGSISSQGAAPAQRRRLYSAVPGRVFVATRSHTAQGEREISLNKGDKVKGVDKRCLLLSVGEGGYWEGTVRGRTGWFPSDCVEEVAARNMEHRSDSRSEKTKRLFRHYTVGSYDSFDAPSDYIIKEKTVLLQKKDSEGFGFVLRGAKAQTPIEEFTPTPAFPALQYLESVDEGGVAWRAGLRMGDFLIEVNGQNVVKVGHRQVVNMIRQGGNSLMVKVVMVTRNPDMEEGSRKKIPQQSKRLSTPAIALRSKSMTSELEEMVDRASAPWKKKTEFESAQATEKKRTVYQMALNKLDEILAAAQQTISTNETPVPRGQALKRERGRGFYNESNFDQSGTGIMPGTSYDRGPFVSSHAQQHGMLRQKSIGVPEEEKQFLHPPAMKFARSLSVPGPDDIPPPPTTAPPDPPFSSAPPMGWRGKTSQQPSVSVSQSTSTSTHYQLYSQSSHYTHGPRDRSPGPPTSSAVSDHATSYSHAQVHPSVTSRTASRKVVGYTGDSTGAGGASGARSAGLRRGYSNAVPPTSVATVIPQQQQTVQSQQTRVERTTAGTAAAGGIQKVGVRRGKGPLVKQSKVEDLRSGQGTLGSKDSVEKSSIPIPTIIVKAPSTSSSGRSSQGSSVEADVPLPGESDSSKAPPIAPPPAPTMPPPDPPSVPPPPPPSLPPLRPQENLDFTSQFGAAIVGAARRDRERFHEARRKSASFFLSAEEELAGSTVAAGIGRSQASQQQLQQQLSSQPTPRLRPSKSIDEGMFSGDTFIQHARSMPPAFGLPEYSTSAPLGDYQPKSVPADFYLGASRQQPQQPQPTTTFIHPLTGKVLDPSSPLGLALAARERALKDDGRMRRERAGEHHFTRQHSTVGSFPSSAAPPSSLLSHSATPSSPMISSVAQSIGSSSYLVTSSSLAATTTSTRPPSPRILRGGGGGWTEETGERAEREAAGAAPSREGLRVRFSEDKTVHTHHYQSQHYQPTQKERERERQRERSREREREREREREMERAQSQQQQPSTQLTTQQHRRPSFLRMESEAGTYMLSLTPPSPPSTAMTTSTPTGPGTGGEGGSGTALMVLPPPAPSVDADDEFVFAEPLPPPLEFANSFDRGISYSAIISNNLAATRQQQHHPAPPPPPPPPPKDAFMTGFPAHTPLPSPQAGDSTTSSLTSYDSEVANLTQSAPSPSSASPNPPPPPSPSTLQPSGPPPPPSVSPPPPPSSYHRPYSLSQTHHLYNSTPATRRATSPTPPLITIPAPPAYGGPLATSSTPATSAALRGTSNLSMTSTCATATTTITSAVAASTVPAVSLHTQRMATVSTVATGSGSRRPSAEHHPPPTSAMAKSGESQETVVDSGIEELDSRSSSDHHLDSILALSSGGVRERMERAADSDRTSGADFLESYMSYLDGQTFEMHNTKAASTASTYPKMQRYREGSRASELRRQTSTAPPAYHRRRGEEQTEEEEEPENGEEEDMATRDGYSIREGQGLSRSAVMYFDRPRTPEMKPLWGDGSSSVTQIESGIQSDASYLEGRKLHPPISGMKASIISELNTKLQQRNKGIENWGAQRSLSRHRCVRVVFSEDSTGALSPPSVRSPSPSPLAQPALSPSPTASPHPPLYPNWARSPSPQPPSAPSQTPSTAPGTTARSHSPVSPSAYAPYPTSPKHRPVYRSKALEFQFIPSRESRKAESQRRRAPSPLISPSERPKLGPPRPSSLPILPTTPLYSSLYDLRGSITPPSPANPLGDAYFSPSPPLFAPSGAPPPPNSSLVVSRSLSPTHFLSGSSSPPLHSIAPPTCLSYPHLPPPSPSKPFAAKPLPYWTKYDVADWLAYLNLAEHRERFLDNEIDGTHLPSLTKEDFLDLGVTRVGHRMNIERALRRVMDRLSSSPFPVSALSPRDGRARDEGARS